The Kryptolebias marmoratus isolate JLee-2015 linkage group LG1, ASM164957v2, whole genome shotgun sequence sequence tcctcaggttttttttcttgggttTGTGTACATCAGTTGCCGATACCTTGTTTGATGTATAAGATGgcaatagtaataaaaaaaaaatcttcagggTTCCTGTTCTACGTCTGAAACTGAACATATTAAACAACCAGTTGTCaggtcattaaaaaattaaaataaaagtcaaaatattgacttttaaatgaaattgtaAGTCTCAGCTCTGAAGAGTTTAACACAAAATTCggtatttgattttttatttttttttgtatttgattatTGCCCACCGCCGAAGGCGAAAGGACGATGAGGATTTTGCCTGTTAGTTTGCTTGTACTTtagcaaaagtttttttttttagtttttaatcaaaccccccaaaaatattcattagatgtacatctgaaaCTGATTTACTGTAGGACTTATCCCAATAAAaagtggctgtggtggccatttttaaaGGCCACCgaagctaattgacattagccaacacaaaattgtctataagtcagtcagttttatagataatgaGCTATAATGAggtaatgtggtagtagcaaaTGGTTGTCCACAATACATACTTTTAGAGCTAAGAGGTTTTGCGAGATCTGacagtatcacatgagatcacataacatcatttacaagatttgaccaaaaaaactacaattctgttctcatcataaaatggttttatttaaggctgtcatgaaaggcggcgtgtgatatttatttcttttagattatcccagctcatattttaaatattgttgtgtgtgttttgactctacttttgtgtaaaatgttgtaaagcactttgtatcgccttgttgctgaaaagtgttatataaataaatctgacttaaCTTGAATTAAAGGAATGCTACTCTTTGGCAATATATTTGGCAATAGTTTTACGCTGGATacccttcctgctgcaacctgggctccAACCTGACCACCGAGCcagtgcttttattaaaattaaaaatccaattacaTTTCAGGCACCAAGGTAACAAAGTAGAAAGCTTACCAAGGGGGTTGAATACTTTTGCATGGTGCTGTACTGTCAGTTTGCTCTCTTAAAGTAAAGTTAACTTTATGGATAAACTCTGAGTTTGTTGAAACTCCTTTATGGGATACCACCTGTTTCATCACTGTGAGATGTGGCCATGAAATAATTGTTACCTTGTGTTTCCACAGACTCACAGCCTGCAGGACATGAGGCAGCAAGCGTCCATCGCTGCCAAAGTGTTCATTCAGAGAGATTACACCAACGGAACCATGTGCCAGTTCCAAACCAAGTTCCCCTCAGAGCTGGAGACCAGGGTAAGACAAGGACAGCAGCTGGTCTAACTGGTTCCACAGAGTTTCCCCAAGCATTATCCAAGGGGGGCGCCTCCCCAGTGGCACCACGTGCCCCCTGTGAAGGCCACGGtcaattaaaaaacatctgtACATGTTACCAATTCACTGGGGCGGGTGAAGACACCAAATCTGATACATCATCATCGCATTCCCTCCAACCCCCAACCGTTAATACGAGTTTAACAGTGTGCTAAATGTGTACTGAACAAAGTGATGCTTACGCTTCATGATGCGTATGCATGCTCTACTGTGTCGAGAATGCCAGCATTAGCATACAGACGGGTCCGTTTTGAGCCTGTGAGCAAACCCCAGCTCGCTGAAAGAGAGAGTGTCCCAGGAAAAATGCTGCAACTCAGTCCAAACTAAAGAAATATATAACTGCCATTTTTAAACGCCCTCTTGATGAACAATGCAACAGAAGCAGCCAGATTAGCTCTCCTGCTCTGGGTCCAAGTGAAGGACACGTCACAGGTCCCTAAACAAGCAGCCAAAGACAAGTCGCCACCAGCCCTCTGGGCTGTACACGACTGaatgttacatttatttctgttattaaaacaaaacataaacttgTAATTCCCCCACCGTCTCAGTAATTCCAGTCCACagtttgtctctgacctgtcaGGTGTTGGTCCAGTCTGCAGTTGGACACCTGACAGGACACTGCAGGGGTTTTATGACTCAGCAAAGATCTGCGTGCTTTTCTGTTTGAACTAGaaactgtttctgtgaaaatataatcttaatataacaaaaaacaacaagatgtaGTTAatgattttaggaaaaaatatttgttttaagagAAATCACAAGTCAGTTGGCAGCTGTACaaagaagcagaataaaatAGTACAGTGTGTATATTACAGCTTCACCCTGTGGATAAGGGTTAGGAGGCACTTTTTGATTGCCTAATTTCTATGACATGtataatgataataattttatatacatatacaaaGCTAGCTTTCTTTCCTGTCTCAGTGAGTTGGTAACATGTGAACAGCTACAGACATATTCATTTATTATATAACATGATCTTCATGAGGGGCAGGCAGTAGCTTGGATAATCTTAAGTGAAATGCTGAAAGTGCTATCAAACCTATTTTACTGTAACTATGTCCTATTTGAGTCACTGATGAAGAAGAGAATGATGATGCTTTGGTCtggtagttgttgtttttgttgaaagcAGCTTATTTTCCTCTaaagttcagctgcagctttcagctttttaacCTCAGTTTACAGACTTTAgtttagactgtttttttttttttttaattttgcatcttaatcttttagttttgtttagaaAACAGGATTAAAGGGAGTTTGGCCCAGTGTTGTTCATTTGAGCTGGCCAAAACGCAAATTAGGATCCACTTAGGATCCTCAGTGGAAATGCCCCATGAATCTTGAAGTACAGAATAGTacttattttcttgtgtttctgaggCAAACTTTTACCTTACTTTCATTTCTCAGACTTGGTCCTTTTCTGAACCACTGTGGAGGAGGATTAGGAATAAGGCTGTACCATATattgcatgttttctgtcattttaatatCAGTGAGCGCTCTATTAACCTCAAAAAGGATTGTTTGGACTACTATTAATCATAGACCATTATATTACAAGTACCATGCATTAGTGATCTGCAGGagaataatatatttggtcagtTGAACAAACTCATTAGCCTTGATGCCCACGTGGAGTTTAGATAATAGTAATAATAGAAGGGAAGGTGAGGAAAATATGAATTTATATGCAGCCGTGATTAGGAGCACATATTGGCCTTTGATGTGAAGAAGGAAGAGCAGATTGCTGAACCACATTAAGAAGAAGGAGTTCAGAGATGGGATCTTTGAAACGCATTCACCACATGAAAAGAAGTTCTTCACAACACTCAAAGTGCTCAGTGGCCTTTTATTGGCTTTTCCTTCAGGATTGGTTGGCCTTTTATGTTATTCTGTGAAGATTCAGTTTATCCACACACAGATGCTTTAATGGCTGAGCAGATGGAAAACCCCCGTGCCCCTTGTCCAAAGAAGGTTTCTCCAATTCAtacctttttaaacattatcTGTGTTACTGTTTATGAAATATGCTGtattggttgtgttttttgtttggtttgttattttcacttgttttttgttccaacgtttctttctgcagcagtttttgcatattttgtggCTTTGCAAAGGACACATGTTTTGGTAAATCACATTTTTGCAGATTAGGTATTTTAAGATGTggtatttttctatttgtttgctctttgtttttttttaaatagtttttgtaCACATTGCCAAAGAGGTTCTTTCAGTTCTAATTGTATTAGGCTGTATATTTTCAAAGCAGTTAGTGGGATTTTATCATTTTGACTGCTTTCTCTTGCCTGGGTCATTTATTTGTTCCAGCGTGTCATCTTCACAGAGCGCGTTTGTttggcctttttcttttttattgtttaaaaaagttaatttgtctGTCTGAGCCAATGGAAAGAAAAGGTGCTCAGGTAATGAGGTTTGAATCGCAGCCTATGATTTGGAAAATTAGAGGGGGAACAAAAGCTTTTGATGGGAATTGCCAAATATGTAGGAAATCACTGGTGTGTTGGAGCTTTTTGTTGCATTCCCTTGGCACAGGAAAGCAGAACATTGGAGGGATTTTAGATGCCTTTAGAGCCCTTGGCTAGTTCTACACTTGGAGGTTTTTTCCTTTCGTGTCAGTGCTCTATAGCACAGAACTGCTCTTGTGTCGAGGTCGGGAGAgcaaccccacacacacacacacacttcgtCAGTATCTTAGAGGGATTAAAAATctaatgtttgtctttattcaaAAAGgatagagaaaataaaaaattgaattatTGTTGGTGGGAGAGTCCAACTTTCACTTGGCCAGTTATTAAGCAGAAACATTCATGAAGCAAACGGCCGCGGAGGTGTTTCCAAACGCAGGAAGGAGGCCCAGAAACTCACTGATGCATGAGCAGCCGAAGAAAAATCAGCCCCTCATTTGTCTGAAGAGGGAAAGAACTCCTAAGATGactaaaatacacacacacacacacacacaggaggtaGGGAGATCGTCCTCCAATCGGAGGGTCAGGGGTTCGATCCCCTGCACCGTTCTTAAGTGTTTTTGGGCAAGATACTGAACCCCTGATATGCTTATTGGCATATGAATGAGATGTAGAAGGGCTGTATATAGAGTGAAAAACATGAtaaactgagtgtgtgtgtgtgtgtgtgtgtgtgaaagggtGAGTAAGAAacattgtaaagcactttgcagaacCTAGAGAGGTTAAAAGGCTCTTACTTTACTTTACCATTACACACACATGTTACCAGGCAGTATCCACCTGGCTGTAGGCCCTAGTTTATAATTCCTTTTCCTGTGTTTCAGATGGACAAACAGCAGTTTGAGGAGACGGTGCGAATACTGAACAACCTTTACGCTGAGGCCGAGAAGCTGGGCAGTCAGTCGTTTTTTGAAGGCTGCCTTGCGTGCCTCACAGCTTACACCGTCTTTATTTGTATGGAGACTCATTACGAGAAGGTGAGATATGCTGCTTGTGCACATTTATTAGGTAATAATGAATAGGGggatgtgttaaactttaatcaGTCCCTTCAGGATTTGCAGGTTTTCTGTAATTGTTGCTGCCCAAAATGTCTGATTTCCTGGCAGCTTGTTCAGGAAGTTGTGATCAAAGTTGAGATGATGtgaagctttatttttctttaacgaAAATGCCCCGAGCATCTAATGCAGTTTAAACCTTGGAACATCACACTCTcctgttttaaactaaacaagCTCCCcaaatgagaagtgaaacaccttctactacagaacagaagtccagctgCTTTGCTATAAACCTTTAGGATCTGCCCTGTCCTGGATGTCTGACAATCCACCCCAGCATATTCTGTCAGGACTGATGTGATCAGAAAGTGACGTACCTTTAtcttggagttcagcttgaatggttttggatgttttttttaactatccTCACTATCCATCTGATCAAGGTGGTGCTGCATTCCCTTTTGTGTCCATGTCCTGAGAAGTTGACTACAGTCCCATGAATATTATACTTTTTAGACGCCCGTCCTAAGATGGGATATATTATAGCATCTGTGTTGTCTGGACAATTTGTTGTCTAAGCTCTTAATTGATAACCCTTTaccacagaaatgtcaaactgcacagctggacacctcgtggatCAAGGATGATtcctattgatttcaagatcaTGGAGTCACAGGCAacccttttgttaaaaccttgtctttgCTACTGCTTGACATTTGAGTGAGAGAAAGGTCTTTCTGTCCATACATAAGGTAGCATACAGTAAGTTGTCCATGGTGTAACTCCACAAATGTTTAGGATAGAAATGGTCATCAGATGATGGCTCCATGTTGGAtcttacttttaataaaaccacTTCCACCAAAGAAACCTTGAGTGGTTCTCATGAAGTCTACTACTCTGATCATAAAATGGTCCGTGTAGGTCAACAGGTAAATTTCATGCTCTTACATATTCTGAATTGAACACCATGAACAATGTCATCATCAGTGAAACTGACCtttcaccccccacccccccaatcCTGCAAATAGCTGATAGAAAGGTGTgcaggattgttgtgtgagggaATTCATGCTTTGCATTTTGATTACTGTGACTGTTTCCTGACAGGTGTATTATGTACCACTGATGGTACATAATATGATGAGCCAAACCTGTGACATGAGGACATCAGCTGTTCAGAGActgttctttaaaacataatCTGTTaccttttaggttttaaagaaGATTGCAAAGTACATTCAGGAGCAGAACGACAAGATCTACGCCCCACGAGGCCTCCTGCTGACGGACCCCATCGAGAGAGGACTGCGAGTCGTATCCTGTCAGGATGAATGAAGGGTCTGAGTCAGCTTTGGTCTCAGGTCCTACAATAAAGCAGCTTTAGCCTCAGATTGCTAACAAATGTCTTGAATGTGAGCAGCAGGAGTAGTGTGAATGTAAATGTGTAACAGCTCCAAGAACATTAAGCTTTCTAAACAATCTCAGAATCTTGCCAAAGTATTTATCCCTTTTagtcaactttttattttgttgccttacaacctagatttttaatttgattaaaatatataatcCACAACAAAATAGTTCTTATCAAAGTTAAATGGGGAAAACATTGCTTAAAATACtcataacaaatataaaactgaaaactgtgtGTGCAAAAGTATTCAGCCAAATCATTACTTTGCtgtttgtgtccaacaatctttaaattaaaccagACTCTcagattcagttcagtttatgcATATAGCACCAGTTCACAGCAGAAATCATCAGAAAACAAGTAGAATAGAATTTATTTGCACAGATACATTATAATATAAGCACATTGGAATTCTTGTGCGTTTCTCCAACTCATGaatagtaaaagtaaaagtttataaaaaaaaacccattaagcTTCCGTGTATGAATAAAAAGTCACTGATGTTGCACATTAAAAGGATTTCAGTTCAAATGCTGCacatttcccacattttatgTTGCAGCAGTGATTAGTTCCTACCGTGTTTAATGTCCTGTGCCACCAATGGAACAGCAGCTGTGCAGGCGAGGCCTGTGTGCACGAATGTCTCAAGGTGGGACCAGAATCCAACCACTGGAACAAAGAGTGAGCAGGGGggtctctgtctctgtgcttTCGTCTGACAGCGCTGTGTGGAGCCCCTGATCTTTTCTGCAGCTTGGATCACACGCTGCAGTGCCACACCACACTGTCATGCTGTTTCAACAAGACCCCTGTAAGCTTGGATGAGAGGCTGATGTCCCAGTCTAGCTTTCCTCAGCACTCTGATGAAGGGAAGTCTCTGCTGAGAGCTGTGGTCTTCTCCTTCCAGCTGAGATCGTCTGAGATGGACACACCAAGAAACTTATGCAacttatctatctaaggaagccagcagattgtgtggAATCTTCATTTTATACTTCCTctaactctgaccagttttccattttctgctgATGAAACacatgctgccaccaccatgcttcactatAGAGATGCTATGATTAGACGTGGTAGATTTGCCTCAGACATGGAGTTGTCTTTGATGTTTGGTCTTCTCTGACCATGGCACATGTTTTCTGATCGGTCCAGTCTTTTTCatgccactcttccatgaatTCTTCCCatctctcagctccatcaggttATATTTgacctcctggatgtttctcctTACCCACTCTGAGATTTGGTGGACGACCCTCTCTTGGtgggtttgctgtggtggcctcatctttccatttcctaataatggatttaatggagctctgtggaaTGTTCCGGGTCCTGGGTTATTTTTTATAAGCCAACCCTGATCTGAACTTCTCCACAGTTTCGTATCTGACCTGTAGGCAGAGTTTCATGatctcttgtgtttttcttcatcatcTCTCATTCAGtctcatttagtttttgtagatttactgtttataaccaaattaaaaatccattttaaattccaggttgtgaGGCATAAAAAAGAGATTAGCAAGAGGGATGAATACTTCTTCAACCAAGAAAAAGCTAGAGTGATTCAGGAACCTGCAGATGCTAATAAATGCTGATAGATGAGAACGAAAGCATCAGTGAGACCACTTTAGAAACCATCAGATGGAAGTTAGACGCAGTCCAGATATTGTTTGAAGGCAGCTGTTGGTGTGTCTATGAGAGGAGGGGGGGCTTAATATTGCAGTTAACTGCAACCTTAACAGGGAATTAGGGTTAAAGAAATATGTCTGAAATTGTTCCCAGCTGAGCTTTGTTTCCTTTCTAGCCTATAATTGTACAGGACTGACAGTGATCTGGAGTGTTTCTCCAACACTGTGGAGCTGCTGCGCTCAGTTTGAGAGACTGCCACCTGAGCCAAACAAAAACGTTTATTCTTCAAATATACCTCTggagtttctttctttttaaaccatctctctctgtctctgtctgtcttttaaaacCGTTACTCAAGCCTCGGCTCATGGACTGCAGAGGGTTTCTGCtgagttcttgtttttcttgaagTTAGAACTCCAAACTTGGAACGAGGTCTTGTTCAAACTGATCCCAATCcagtttgaaatgaaacaaatgccttgtttgaaggaatgcatgtctcCCTCCACCTTCtatgccagggttttaaaccaagatccgttttgtttaaaacaaaattgagttatagccattttgtgatACATTATCACAAGATCTTGAGCAATAGATGAGCacctggagtatgtgttgagaatgactctcagctacgaccacaccagaTTCTAGCTGTAtgtctgtaacactgactgagttatggtcatgtttctgtttgtgaaagtttagtagttgtggcagtcatcttaaagtgaatcagctgcagatgtacattcagtgattactttcaagaagttttactaaaatccatctgatggttcatgacatattttgctaacagacacacagctgTTGCTCCCTAAGTTTAAAACACAGATCTGACAGGATTTATTAGccctcagagtttgtgttgtggatGTCTGTCAGCTTCCACCACCAAACTTTCACACTATATCTTCAGATTTGACTGAGTTGgagttattattgtttttgggTGAATagttgtgacagccatcttgaaatgggttgacttcaaaagttaatcagttgtttaaCTCCAaccaatgataactttctgagagtttcattaaacccTGTCCACTGGGTCACacgatgttttgctaacagagaaacaaacgCCTCTACACATGCAAACCCTTgtgttcctgcagcagaaccttCCCACTGTCCAGGCTAGCTGGTGTTGATGAAGCCCACCTGATACTGCAGCAATATGAAGTTGGTCTTTACAGTGGACTAATATAACcttaaatgtgtcaaaaaagaGCAATCTGTTTGATACAAGCTATAACTGGTTTATGATGTAATCACACCTTCAGACTCAGTTTGAACAGTTATTTCCAGCTGTACATGTACAGCTGATTACTTTTAGTCGACCTGATtcgagatggccaccacagctaactgactctctcagtcagttttgtagatattgagctcagaatTGATTTGGTTGTAGGTGACTATGACATCAGATTGTACatagtgttattttttaaagatttgtccTAAAAGTCCTCAtctctgttatttctcatcCTTAGAtaatcttagtgtaaaactctggtataaacgttggcgggtgatatgcattccttcagggactGCTCAGCCTTTTAGTTCACTCTCAGTTTGTCAGGGAAGCAACTAGCTTGTCCAAGCTAACATGGAAACAGTTCTGGTTAGACTTGAATTGGAACCTGGACTGAAAgtcacctctctgctgctcttcatcCTTGACTTCCCCACCAGATTGAGATCACCATCTTTGAAGACAGAAGCTTCAGTAGATAAACACCAACAAGGTGAGTCTCAAGACTGATGCTTGTGCTAACAGTACTGATTTATTCTTTGTAAATTATGTGCAACAAGCTACACGTTTTCTCAGATATGCCCCTCATATTTCCCCTCTGATCACCCTGAAGGCAGATACAGAGAGTCATAAAACAAGCTTCCACCCTCTGTTCATCACTCTTACCCCCTCAGCATTCAAAAACAAATCCCACATCAAAGTTTCAAGCTTTTTCTAAACAGTGAATAATACCAAGAAGCTTCTTTCCCAGCATGGCGACTGGTTTACAAAGCAAT is a genomic window containing:
- the LOC108248725 gene encoding golgin subfamily A member 7-like, whose translation is MAETHSLQDMRQQASIAAKVFIQRDYTNGTMCQFQTKFPSELETRMDKQQFEETVRILNNLYAEAEKLGSQSFFEGCLACLTAYTVFICMETHYEKVLKKIAKYIQEQNDKIYAPRGLLLTDPIERGLRVIEITIFEDRSFSR